One stretch of Ammospiza nelsoni isolate bAmmNel1 chromosome 21, bAmmNel1.pri, whole genome shotgun sequence DNA includes these proteins:
- the RABEP1 gene encoding rab GTPase-binding effector protein 1 isoform X1 yields the protein MAQPGPSAQTEDALLQRVAELEKVNAEFLRTKQQLEQEFNQKRAKFKELYLAKEEDLKRQNAVLQAAQDDLGQLRTQLMEAHAEMENIKAIATVSETTKQEAIDEVKRQWQEEVASLQAIMKETVRDYELQYHHRMEQERAQWNQYRENMEREIAELRRRLSEGQEEENLENEMKKAQEDAEKLRSVVMPMEKEIAALKEKLAEAEEKIKAASEVKELNHYLEAEKSCRTDLEMYVAVLNTQKSVLQEDAEKLRKELHEVCHLLEQERQQHNQLKHTWQKANDQFLESQRLLMRDMQRMEIVLTSEQLRQVEELKKKDQEEDDQQRLSKRKEEKQKDSDDETKASCSLAPEETLTQLSNEEVHVNSTHGSVHSLDADLLLSSGESFNKPDTDMFKDGLRRAQSTDSLGTSGSLQSKALGYNNKAKSAGNLDESDFGPLVGADSVSENFDTASLGSLQMPSGFMLTKDQEKAIKAMTPEQEETASLLSSVTQGVESAYVSPSGYRLVSETEWNLLQKEVQNAGNKLGRRCDMCSNYEKQLQGIQIQEAETRDQVKKLQVMLRQANDQLEKTMKDKQELEDYMKQSAEDSSNQISLLMAKCQKSENFLSELQQAFLQAKRSVQEQMAVLTQSREQVSEELVRLQKDNESLQGKHSLHVSLQQAEDFILPEATEELRELILKYRQDIISVRTAADHLEEKLKAEILFLKEQIQAEQYLKENIEETLQLEIENCKEEIASISSLKAELERIKAEKEQLESSSQENLQQLESLQEAKSALEEQLKKETAAKANLEQLVFEEKNKAQRLQTELDVSEQVQRDFVKLSQTLQVQLERIRQADSLERIRAILNDTKLTDINQLPET from the exons AGGACCTGAAAAGGCAgaatgcagtgctgcaggcagcccaggaTGACCTGGGCCAGCTGCGCACGCAGCTGATGGAGGCCCACGCTGAGATGGAGAACATCAAGGCCATAGCCACAGTGTCAGAGACCACCAAGCAGGAGGCCATCGATGAGGTCAAGAGGCAGTGGCAAGAAGAAGTGGCTTCCCTCCAGGCCATCATGAAAG AGACTGTCCGTGACTATGAGCTGCAGTATCACCacaggatggagcaggagcgAGCTCAGTGGAACCAGTACCGCGAGAACATGGAGCGGGAAATagcagagctcaggaggagACTGTCAGAGggccaggaggaggaaaacctggaaaatgaaatgaaaaag GCTCAAGAAGATGCCGAGAAGCTGCGCTCGGTTGTGATGCCCATGGAGAAAGAGATTGCAGCCCTAAAGGAGAAACTGgcagaagctgaagaaaaaataaaagcagcatcaGAG GTTAAAGAACTGAACCATTATTTAGAAGCTGAGAAGTCATGTAGGACAGACTTGGAGATGTATGTGGCTGTTCTCAACACACAAAAATCAGTCCtgcaagaagatgcagagaagCTGAGGAAGGAGCTGCATGAAG TTTGCCATCTGCTAGAGcaagagaggcagcagcacaaccaGCTGAAACACACGTGGCAGAAAGCCAATGACCAGTTCCTGGAGTCCCAGAGGCTGCTGATGAGGGACATGCAGAGGATGGAGATTGTGCTCAcctcagagcagctccggcaggtggaagagctgaaaaaaaaggatcag GAAGAAGATGATCAGCAAAGGCTTagcaagagaaaggaagagaagcaaaaagATTCAGATGATGAAACAAAGGCTTCATGTTCTCTGGCCCCTGAAGAAACCCTTACCCAGCTCTCTAATGAAGAG GTGCATGTGAACAGCACCCATGGCTCAGTCCATTCCCTGGATGCAGACTTGCTTCTTTCCTCTGGCGAATCCTTCAATAAACCAGACACTGATATGTTTAAAGATGGACTTAGGAGAGCACAGTCAACAGACAGTCTGGGCACATCTGGATCCTTACAGTCCAAAGCTTTAGGGTACAACAACAAAGCAAAATCTGCTGGGAACCTGGATGAGTCAGATTTTGGACCACTTGTTGGAGCAGATTCAGTGTCTGAGAACTTTGATACGGCTTCCCTCGGATCCCTGCAAATGCCCAGCGGGTTCATGTTGACCAAAGATCAGGAAAAAGCAATCAAAGCAATGACACCAGAGCAAGAAGAGActgcttccctgctctccagtgTCACCCAGGGTGTGGAGAGTGCTTATGTGTCCCCCAGTGGGTACCGCCTGGTCAGCGAGACAGAGTGGAACCTGCTGCAGAAGGAG gtgCAGAATGCAGGGAACAAGCTGGGCAGGCGCTGTGACATGTGCTCCAATTATGAGAAGCAGTTGCAAGGGATCCAGATCCAGGAGGCTGAGACCAGAGACCAG GTGAAAAAGCTGCAGGTGATGCTGAGGCAAGCTAATGACCAGCTGGAAAAGACAATGAAAGATAAACAGGAGCTGGAGGATTACATGAAACAAAGTGCTGAAGACTCCTCTAATCAG atCTCCTTGCTCATGGCCAAGTGTCAGAAGTCAGAGAATTTCCtcagtgagctgcagcaggcaTTTCTGCAAGCCAAGAGAAGTGTCCAGGAGCAAATG GCTGTCCTGACCCAGTCAAGGGAACAGGTTTCAGAAGAGTTGGTGAGACTGCAAAAAGATAATGAAAGTCTTCAAGGAAAACACAGCTTGCATGTGTCCTTACAGCAGGCTGAAGATTTCATTCTACCAGAGGCAACAGAg GAGCTGCGGGAGCTGATCCTCAAGTACAGGCAGGACATCATCAGTGTGAGGACAGCAGCAGATCACCTCGAGGAGAAGCTGAAGGCAGAGATCCTCTTCTTGAAGGAGCAGATCCAAGCTGAAcaatatttgaaagaaaatatagaaGAAACTCTACAGCTGGAAATAGAGAATTGCAAAGAGGAAATAG CTTCCATTTCCAGTTTAAAAGCTGAATTGGaaagaataaaagcagaaaaggaacag TTGGAAAGTTCTTCACAGGaaaacctgcagcagctggagagtcTGCAGGAGGCAAAGAGTGCTCTAGAAGAACAGCTGAAGAAGGAGACTGCAGCAAAG gcCAACCTTGAGCAGCTGGTGTTTGAAGAGAAGAACAAAGCCCAGAGGTTGCAGACTGAGTTGGATGTCAGTGAGCAAGTGCAGAGAGACTTTGTAAAGCTTTCCCAGACACTTCAG GTGCAGCTGGAGAGGATCCGGCAGGCAGATTCCCTGGAGAGGATCCGTGCAATCCTGAACGACACAAAACTGACGGACATTAATCAGCTCCCTGAAACATGA
- the RABEP1 gene encoding rab GTPase-binding effector protein 1 isoform X2 — translation MAQPGPSAQTEDALLQRVAELEKVNAEFLRTKQQLEQEFNQKRAKFKELYLAKEEDLKRQNAVLQAAQDDLGQLRTQLMEAHAEMENIKAIATVSETTKQEAIDEVKRQWQEEVASLQAIMKETVRDYELQYHHRMEQERAQWNQYRENMEREIAELRRRLSEGQEEENLENEMKKAQEDAEKLRSVVMPMEKEIAALKEKLAEAEEKIKAASEVKELNHYLEAEKSCRTDLEMYVAVLNTQKSVLQEDAEKLRKELHEVCHLLEQERQQHNQLKHTWQKANDQFLESQRLLMRDMQRMEIVLTSEQLRQVEELKKKDQEEDDQQRLSKRKEEKQKDSDDETKASCSLAPEETLTQLSNEEVHVNSTHGSVHSLDADLLLSSGESFNKPDTDMFKDGLRRAQSTDSLGTSGSLQSKALGYNNKAKSAGNLDESDFGPLVGADSVSENFDTASLGSLQMPSGFMLTKDQEKAIKAMTPEQEETASLLSSVTQGVESAYVSPSGYRLVSETEWNLLQKEVKKLQVMLRQANDQLEKTMKDKQELEDYMKQSAEDSSNQISLLMAKCQKSENFLSELQQAFLQAKRSVQEQMAVLTQSREQVSEELVRLQKDNESLQGKHSLHVSLQQAEDFILPEATEELRELILKYRQDIISVRTAADHLEEKLKAEILFLKEQIQAEQYLKENIEETLQLEIENCKEEIASISSLKAELERIKAEKEQLESSSQENLQQLESLQEAKSALEEQLKKETAAKANLEQLVFEEKNKAQRLQTELDVSEQVQRDFVKLSQTLQVQLERIRQADSLERIRAILNDTKLTDINQLPET, via the exons AGGACCTGAAAAGGCAgaatgcagtgctgcaggcagcccaggaTGACCTGGGCCAGCTGCGCACGCAGCTGATGGAGGCCCACGCTGAGATGGAGAACATCAAGGCCATAGCCACAGTGTCAGAGACCACCAAGCAGGAGGCCATCGATGAGGTCAAGAGGCAGTGGCAAGAAGAAGTGGCTTCCCTCCAGGCCATCATGAAAG AGACTGTCCGTGACTATGAGCTGCAGTATCACCacaggatggagcaggagcgAGCTCAGTGGAACCAGTACCGCGAGAACATGGAGCGGGAAATagcagagctcaggaggagACTGTCAGAGggccaggaggaggaaaacctggaaaatgaaatgaaaaag GCTCAAGAAGATGCCGAGAAGCTGCGCTCGGTTGTGATGCCCATGGAGAAAGAGATTGCAGCCCTAAAGGAGAAACTGgcagaagctgaagaaaaaataaaagcagcatcaGAG GTTAAAGAACTGAACCATTATTTAGAAGCTGAGAAGTCATGTAGGACAGACTTGGAGATGTATGTGGCTGTTCTCAACACACAAAAATCAGTCCtgcaagaagatgcagagaagCTGAGGAAGGAGCTGCATGAAG TTTGCCATCTGCTAGAGcaagagaggcagcagcacaaccaGCTGAAACACACGTGGCAGAAAGCCAATGACCAGTTCCTGGAGTCCCAGAGGCTGCTGATGAGGGACATGCAGAGGATGGAGATTGTGCTCAcctcagagcagctccggcaggtggaagagctgaaaaaaaaggatcag GAAGAAGATGATCAGCAAAGGCTTagcaagagaaaggaagagaagcaaaaagATTCAGATGATGAAACAAAGGCTTCATGTTCTCTGGCCCCTGAAGAAACCCTTACCCAGCTCTCTAATGAAGAG GTGCATGTGAACAGCACCCATGGCTCAGTCCATTCCCTGGATGCAGACTTGCTTCTTTCCTCTGGCGAATCCTTCAATAAACCAGACACTGATATGTTTAAAGATGGACTTAGGAGAGCACAGTCAACAGACAGTCTGGGCACATCTGGATCCTTACAGTCCAAAGCTTTAGGGTACAACAACAAAGCAAAATCTGCTGGGAACCTGGATGAGTCAGATTTTGGACCACTTGTTGGAGCAGATTCAGTGTCTGAGAACTTTGATACGGCTTCCCTCGGATCCCTGCAAATGCCCAGCGGGTTCATGTTGACCAAAGATCAGGAAAAAGCAATCAAAGCAATGACACCAGAGCAAGAAGAGActgcttccctgctctccagtgTCACCCAGGGTGTGGAGAGTGCTTATGTGTCCCCCAGTGGGTACCGCCTGGTCAGCGAGACAGAGTGGAACCTGCTGCAGAAGGAG GTGAAAAAGCTGCAGGTGATGCTGAGGCAAGCTAATGACCAGCTGGAAAAGACAATGAAAGATAAACAGGAGCTGGAGGATTACATGAAACAAAGTGCTGAAGACTCCTCTAATCAG atCTCCTTGCTCATGGCCAAGTGTCAGAAGTCAGAGAATTTCCtcagtgagctgcagcaggcaTTTCTGCAAGCCAAGAGAAGTGTCCAGGAGCAAATG GCTGTCCTGACCCAGTCAAGGGAACAGGTTTCAGAAGAGTTGGTGAGACTGCAAAAAGATAATGAAAGTCTTCAAGGAAAACACAGCTTGCATGTGTCCTTACAGCAGGCTGAAGATTTCATTCTACCAGAGGCAACAGAg GAGCTGCGGGAGCTGATCCTCAAGTACAGGCAGGACATCATCAGTGTGAGGACAGCAGCAGATCACCTCGAGGAGAAGCTGAAGGCAGAGATCCTCTTCTTGAAGGAGCAGATCCAAGCTGAAcaatatttgaaagaaaatatagaaGAAACTCTACAGCTGGAAATAGAGAATTGCAAAGAGGAAATAG CTTCCATTTCCAGTTTAAAAGCTGAATTGGaaagaataaaagcagaaaaggaacag TTGGAAAGTTCTTCACAGGaaaacctgcagcagctggagagtcTGCAGGAGGCAAAGAGTGCTCTAGAAGAACAGCTGAAGAAGGAGACTGCAGCAAAG gcCAACCTTGAGCAGCTGGTGTTTGAAGAGAAGAACAAAGCCCAGAGGTTGCAGACTGAGTTGGATGTCAGTGAGCAAGTGCAGAGAGACTTTGTAAAGCTTTCCCAGACACTTCAG GTGCAGCTGGAGAGGATCCGGCAGGCAGATTCCCTGGAGAGGATCCGTGCAATCCTGAACGACACAAAACTGACGGACATTAATCAGCTCCCTGAAACATGA